The segment ACAGCCACCTGATGAAAACCTACTGGACTGAAACCTAATtactaaatcaaataaaatagtgACAGTATGCAAATGTCTTACATTTATTATGATGTCTCATGTGTTTTTATACAAAGTACAAAATATTCCTGAAGCATGTACTGTATCTGAATGTTGAACCACATTGATGGGTCTGTGGTTCTGATTAACTATTgttgacatactgtataataactCCAAAAACAGCAGATATTAATACCTTCATCTTCTTGGCATCAGGGGCGGTGCTACGGGTTGGCCTGGGCGAGATTGACAGCTGACCCACCTAGTCATTACACTCTATGTTAACAGTGTACCagtattttaaagtaatttcttATAATACAGTGACGCGATCACATTTGAGTAACAGGCAAACTAGAGTGTATAAACTCAAAACACTTAAATGAATATTAGCAGTCTGAGTGCACAAAACAGATAAACGCACAgatatacattttcatgtttaacATATATTAAAGTCGCAAAAAAAGTACGGATAAACGTAAGTAGCTTTAAATGACACAAGCCCGTTATAATACAATGGGATTTAATTGTAGGGGAAATTGCTTTACCCAGCGGTGACGTAGTTTCCGACTCTATGGCAGCCCTTCTGTTGAGTGCAGATTGTGTGCTACATTACTGCAGTGTCTGAATTTACTCTTCTCTCTTTGCTATTCAATATAAAAGCTGGAAAATTCTGCACTTTTTGTCTGTTTGCCATTTAGTTGTTAAATGTTGACAACTTTATGTGTTCATTTCAGATAAGATGGACGTGAACAATGGACAGAAGACTTTCACGTGTCAgcagtgtgaaaagagtttccCAAGAAAAAGTAACCTGGAGACACACATGAGAActcacaccggagagaaacctTTCACGTGCCTTCCGTGTGGACAGGGTTTCGCAAGTAAAGGTAACCTTGGGAAACACCTGACAGTTCACAGCGAAAAGAAACCCTTCATGTGTCagcagtgtggaaagagtttcacatgTAAAAGTAACCTGGAGACACACATGAGAActcacaccggagagaaacaTTTCACGTGTCATCTGTGTGGAAAGAGCTTCACATCTGACAATCACCTAAAGAGACACTtgagaattcacaccggagagaaacctCACGCATGTCAGcattgtggaaagagtttcaaataTACCAATAACCTGAAGAAACACTTGAGAATGCACACTGGGGAGAAACCATTTACATGTCGactgtgtgaaaagagtttcacaAGGGAAGGTAACCTTCAGGTACACATGAGAACTCACATTGGAGAGAAACCTTAATCATTGTTTAATAAGTGTGATCCTGTGATTTTACCAAAGCACATGTACTCTTCTAGTCGTGAGTGTCTTTAAACAATACTGTAACATAATGCAGGCGTCTGCATGGACGAAATGCAcctattcaaatggtagagcttgttttgtctgtttttcaaCATCTGGTTGTTTTGTCTCTGATTGTTTTACACATACGTAGTTTCAAGTTTCAGACAAATTTGATTCAAATATTAAGATTAACTTCTTTATCACTAACATGTTTATCACTTGTATTGTACAATAGTTCTGTTCTGGACATTGtccaaaaaaaagattttccgAGACTTgatttttgatatttgttttaattgaaaaaaataaaaatgaaatgtgtgtgGGATTTTTTTAATCGGTTTGTAACGGTTTATGTACACAAAGCAGTGGGTTTGGTCAAATTCAGGTGCTTTGTGAAggctaaaatgaaatgaaatttgtACATGTaatgtttcataaaaaaaaaaagacttatttatttctctttGGCTTTATTCATCATGTGTGTCTTTGTAACCCTTTGAATGTGACATTTCAGCATGTGACTACTTAATCTGACATGAACAACACACACTACagatctcactctctctcatttttcaatttcaaggtactttattggcatgattgcgtgtttttacaatattgccaaagcattgaacaaaacaaaagacatgcAATAAGTACAAACagagtaatttttttaaaaggtgCTAAGTAAGGGATAAATATAGAATGCAATATANNNNNNNNNNNNNNNNNNNNNNNNNNNNNNNNNNNNNNNNNNNNNNNNNNNNNNNNNNNNNNNNNNNNNNNNNNNNNNNNNNNNNNNNNNNNNNNNNNNNNNNNNNNNNNNNNNNNNNNNNNNNNNNNNNNNNNNNNNNNNNNNNNNNNNNNNNNNNNNNNNNNNNNNNNNNNNNNNNNNNNNNNNNNNNNNNNNNNNNNNNNNNNNNNNNNNNNNNNNNNNNNNNNNNNNNNNNNNNNNNNNNNNNNNNNNNNNNNNNNNNNNNNNNNNNNNNNNNNNNNNNNNNNNNNNNNNNNNNNNNNNNNNNNNNNNNNNNNNNNNNNNNNNNNNNNNNNNNNNNNNNNNNNNNNNNNNNNNNNNNNNNNNNNNNNNNNNNNNNNNNNNNNNNNNNNNNNNNNNNNNNNNNNNNNNNNNNNNNNNNNNNNNNNNNNNNNNNNNNNNNNNNNNNNNNNNNNNNNNNNNNNNNNNNNNNNNNNNNNNNNNNNNNNNNNNNNNNNNNNNNNNNNNNNNNNNNNNNNNNNNNNNNNNNNNNNNNNNNNNNNNNNNNNNNNNNNNNNNNNNNNNNNNNNNNNNNNNNNNNNNNNNNNNNNNNNNNNNNNNNNNNNNNNNNNNNNNNNNNNNNNNNNNNNNNNNNNNNNNNNNNNNNNNNNNNNNNNNNNNNNNNNNNNNNNNNNNNNNNNNNNNNNNNNNNNNNNNNNNNNNNNNNNNNNNNNNNNNNNNNNNNNNNNNNNNNNNNNNNNNNNNNNNNNNNNNNNNNNNNNNNNNNNNNNNNNNNNNNNNNNNNNNNNNNNNNNNNNNNNNNNNNNNNNNNNNNNNNNNNNNNNNNNNNNNNNNNNNNNNNNNNNNNNNNNNNNNNNNNNNNNNNNNNNNNNNNNNNNNNNNNNNNNNNNNNNNNNNNNNNNNNNNNNNNNNNNNNNNNNNNNNNNNNNNNNNNNNNNNNNNNNNNNNNNNNNNNNNNNNNNNNNNNNNNNNNNNNNNNNNNNNNNNNNNNNNNNNNNNNNNNNNNNNNNNNNNNNNNNNNNNNNN is part of the Triplophysa rosa linkage group LG16, Trosa_1v2, whole genome shotgun sequence genome and harbors:
- the LOC130566870 gene encoding gastrula zinc finger protein XlCGF8.2DB-like, with protein sequence MDVNNGQKTFTCQQCEKSFPRKSNLETHMRTHTGEKPFTCLPCGQGFASKGNLGKHLTVHSEKKPFMCQQCGKSFTCKSNLETHMRTHTGEKHFTCHLCGKSFTSDNHLKRHLRIHTGEKPHACQHCGKSFKYTNNLKKHLRMHTGEKPFTCRLCEKSFTREGNLQVHMRTHIGEKP